In Bogoriella caseilytica, the genomic window GGGTCACCCGAGCCGCGCACCAGCTCCTCCGGTGCCAGGGGCAGCTCGAGGTCGGTGACCAGCTCGTTGAGCTTGCGGTTGCGCACCACCTGGTCGAGGTGAGCACGCAGCGACTCCCCCGCCTTGCCGGTGATCTCCTCGGCGCGCGCGAGCACGCCGTCGAGCCCGTCGTAGAGGTTGACCCACTTCGCCGCGGTCTTCGGGCCGACACCGGGCACGCCGGGCAGGTTGTCCGAGGTCTCGCCGGTGAGAGCAGCCAGGTGCGGATAGCGCTCGGGCGGAACCCCGTACTTGGCCTCCACGGCGGCTGGGTCCATCCGCGCCAGGGTGGAGACCCCGCGCACCGGGTAGAGCACGGTGCATCGCTCGTTGACCAGTTGGAAGGTGTCGCGATCGCCGGAAATGACGAGCACCTCCATGTGCTGCGCGCTAGCCCTTGCCGCGAGGGTGGCCAGGATGTCGTCCGCCTCGTAACCCTCCTTGGTGAGCACGGGGACGTTCATCGCGGCGAGCACTTCCTGGATGAGCTCGACCTGCCCCTCGAAGGGCTGCGGGGCGGCATCGCGGGTGCCCTTGTACTCCGCGTACTCCTCGGTGCGGAAGGTCGGGCCGGAGAGGTCGAAAGCGACGCCGAGGTGGGTGGGCTGCTCCTCATCGAGCAGCTTGACCAGCATGGAGAGGAAGCCGTACACGGCGTTGGTGTGCTGGCCGGTGTCCGTGGTGAAGTTCTCCGCAGGCAGGGCGTAGAAGGCACGGAAGGCCATCGAATGCCCGTCCACCAGGAGCAGGCGGCCTGCCTCACCGGAGGGCGCCGAGGACTGGGTACTGGAGGCTTCGCTGATCCCGCTCACGGATGACACCCTAGGTGCTATGACCGACACATCGCCCGCCAACGGCCACCACGATGCCGCAGCTGCCGCCCCAGGCGCCGCCGGGGAGACGACCGGCTCACAGGGTCAGCCCGCTCCGGACACCGAGGGCGCCCGCGTCAAAGCATGGCTGGAAGGCCACACCGACGGCACGCTGGTGGGCAAGCTCGGGCTGGAGTTCGTCGCCGCAGGCCCTGAGGAGGTGGTCGCTCGAATGCCAGTGGAGGGCAATCGCCAGTACCACGGGGTGCTGCACGGCGGGGCAAGTGCGGCACTGGCCGAGACCCTGGGATCGGTGGCAGCCAGTCTGGCGGCGGGCGACGGGCGCGTGGCGGTCGGGATGGAACTGTCGGTGACACACCACCGGCCGGCTTCCGCGGGCTACGTGACCGGCCGCGCCACGCCCCTGCACCTCGGCCGTCGCACAGCCACCTACGAGATCGCGGTAACCGACGACCATGGCAAGCGGGTGTGCACCGCGCGCCTCACCTGCATGATGATCGAGGCGCCGTAGGCGCCCCAGCGGGCAGAACCGCCCTACTTCTTGGCGGCGCCGACCTGTTCGATGACGG contains:
- a CDS encoding PaaI family thioesterase, producing the protein MTDTSPANGHHDAAAAAPGAAGETTGSQGQPAPDTEGARVKAWLEGHTDGTLVGKLGLEFVAAGPEEVVARMPVEGNRQYHGVLHGGASAALAETLGSVAASLAAGDGRVAVGMELSVTHHRPASAGYVTGRATPLHLGRRTATYEIAVTDDHGKRVCTARLTCMMIEAP